From the Chloroflexia bacterium SDU3-3 genome, the window ACGCGGGCCGTCTCGGCCAAGTAGGCGTCGATCACGTCCAGCGGGAAATGCTCAAGCACATCGATCGAGAACGACTTGTCAATGGTATTCTCGGCGAAGGGCAGGCAGCGGGCGTCGGCCTTGGTGAGCGTGATCTTCTCCAGGGCCTCGTCGGCAAACATGGTCGCCGGGTCGGAGCCGATCATCAGGCCGACCTTGTCCACATTCCAGATCGCGTGCTTGGCGGTGCCGCAGCCATTGTCCAGCACCACATCGGTGGGCTTGAACTTGAGCAGGCGGGCCAGCGCGCGGTCGCGCACGCCAGCGGCCAGCAGCGCCGGGGCCATCTCGCGGTAGTCCAGCTCCTCGGCCAGCTCGGCCTCCTCGCTGACATACTTGGAGACGTAGCCGAACTCCACCGAGCGCGGCATCAGGTCGATATAGCCCTGCTCAAAGGGGTAGTCGTTGCCGCAGTGGGCGCAGTGCACGCCCGCATCGGCGACAACCAGGTCGCGCGACTGACATGTCGGGCACTGGAGCAGGTGGAAGAGTTCACGAGCGATCATAGGTTTTGCTTCTGTGTTGGAATTCAGACACGGTGCCCCACCGGGATGGCCGAAGCAGGCTCGGCGCTAGCGGGGGAGCCGCTCTCTCAATAGGCGCGTGGGGCGCTGTATAGCGAGTATGGCTAGCGCTGCGCATTGTACCATAGCGCGGGCGGGGCGAAGAACAATGAACCACGAAGACACGAAGGCGCGAAAGACGGGGGAACCGTTTTACCACCAAGGCTCCAAGACGCCAAGGGAAACATTAACCACGAGGACACGGAGGCGCGAAGGGGAGAGCCTGGTTACCGCCAACACACGCCAAGGAAAAAGGGTGCACCCCCAAACCTACCCACCCGGCCCATGCGGCGAAGATGTCGCTGGTGTTTTGATCGCCATATGCGCGAACACCAACTGCCAGGAAAACAGCATCGGAAAGCCTCAAATTGGGGATCCCAGGGGGCGATGCCCCCTGGCGGGGTTCCTAGGGGCTGGCCCCTAGGCGCTGCCCGCGCAGGGCATGCACCACCAACCACACACTACCATCATTATCCATTATCGAAGCCGCAGCCGCGCCATCCCGACCGGGCAACGCTCCAAGCATTGCCTACGGTCGGGATAACCGCGAGTCGACGCGGAAACCCTCGAAACATGACACCGAGCGAGCACGCCCGCCCATACATCGTGCGCGGCGGCACATGGAAATGCCGCATTCCAATGCCTTGGCGGCAGCAAAATCTGGTGTTGACAGCGTGGACAAGCGGTGCTATACTCCGCTTAATCGTTTCACCGGTTAATCGTTTAAATGCAGACAGGTCGCAATGGCCGCGACGATCAAACAGGTCGCACAGCACGCCGGGGTCTCCCCCGCCACCGTCTCCTACGTGCTCAACGGCACGGGCACCGTCACCGAGGTGACGCGCCAGCGTGTGCTGGATGCCGTGGCCGCGCTGGACTACCAGCCCAGCTACGCGGCGCGCAGCCTGCGCGGCAGGAGCCACACCCTGGGGCTGGCGCTCCCCGCCATGCCGGGGCGGCTTGCCGATCAGGCCCTGGCCGAGGTGCTGGCGGGCATCGCCGACGCGGCCACCGCGCGCGGCTACCAGCTGCTGCTGGCCGCCCCCGACGCCCAGCGCACCGGGGCCGAGCTGTGCCGGTCGCTGGCCCGCACGGGCCGGGTGGACGGCATGGTGCTGCTCGACCTGCTAGTGGACGATGAGCGCGCCTCGGCGCTCTGCGAGCTGGGATTCCCGCACGTGTGCGCAGGCCCCGCCCCCGCAGGCTGCGCCAGCCCATCGGTGCAGACCGACGGTGCGCAGGGCGCGGCCCTGGCCGTGCAGCACCTGATCGGGCTGGGCCACCGCCGGATCGGCCTGATCCAGCTGCCATCCGACATGGCCGAGAGCGAGCCGCGCTACGAGGGCTACGCCAGCGCCCTGGCCGAGGCCGGGATCGACCCCGACCCCGAGCTGGTGGTGGAGGCCGGGCGGCGCGAGGTGGATGGCTACCAAGCCATGCAGGAGCTGCTGGGCATCCCCGAGCCGCCCACGGCGGTGCTGGCCTGCAGCGACGAGCTGGCCCTAGGCGCGATGCACGCGCTCTACGACGCCGGGCGCGAGATCGGGCGCGACACATCGCTGATCGCCTTCGAGGACACGCCGGTGGCCGCGCACACCCACCCGCCGCTCACCGCGCTGCGCCAGCCGCGCTACCGCATGGGCGAGCAGCTGGCCACCCTGCTGATCGAGGCCATCGAGCAGCGGGCGCAGCAGCCCAGGCGTGTGACCCTAGAGACCCGGCTGGTGGTGCGACGATCCACCGGCCCCAACCAAGCTATCACCCCAGGCGAAACCGCCCAGCCCACGTAGGCGAAGGCGCGACGCCGATGATATTCTCTATGCGAAGGAGCATTCTGGTATGGCTAGCATCAAGTTTGACCACGTCAACAAGCGGTTCGGCGAAGTTCACGTTCTGAAGGATCTCAACATCGACATCCAGGACCAGGAGTTTCTGGTGCTGGTCGGCCCCTCGGGCTGCGGCAAGACCACCGCGCTGCGCTGCCTGGCTGGCCTTGAGGAGATCACCGACGGCAGCATCTACATTGGCGACCGCGTCGTCAACGACGTGCCGCCGAAGGATCGCGACATCGCCATGGTGTTCCAGAGCTACGCGCTCTACCCGCACATGTCGGTCTACGACAACATGGCCTTTGGCCTCAAGCTGCGCAAGACGCCGAAGTCCGAGATCGACAAGCGCGTGAAAGAGGCCGCCGAGATGCTCTCGATCGGCCACCTGCTCGACCGCAAGCCCAAGGCACTCTCCGGCGGCCAGCGCCAGCGCGTGGCCCTGGGCCGCGCCATCGTGCGCAACCCGGCGGTGTTCCTGATGGACGAGCCGCTGTCCAACCTCGACGCCAAGCTGCGCGTGCAGACCCGCGCCGAGATCTCGAAGCTGCACCAGCGCCTGAAGACCACCTTCATCTATGTGACCCATGACCAGACCGAGGCGCTGACCATGGGCACCCGCATCGCCGTGATGAAGGACGGCGTGCTCCAGCAGCTCGACTCGCCGCAGACGCTGTACGACCGCCCGGCCAACATGTTCGTCGCGGGCTTCATCGGCTCGCCGGCCATGAACTTCTTCGAGGCCAAGCTGGCCCGTGGCAACGGCGGCCTGGTGGTCGACCTCGGCTCGTTCCAGCTGCCGGTGCCGGCCAACCTGGCCGATGGCATCGCCGCCCACGTGGGCAAGCCGATCTACCTCGGCATCCGCCCCGAGGACGTGCACGACGCCAACTACGTGCCGCGCGGCGTGGACGAGAGCGCCAAGGTCACCACCCGCGTGAACGTGGTGGAGCCGCTCGGCTCCGAGGTGTACGCCTACATCGAGAACGGCGGCAAGGAGCTGGTGGCCCGCCTCGACCCGCGCACCGGCGCTCGCGTCGGCCAGCCGCTTGAGGTCACGGTGGACATGAGCAAGATGCACATCTTCGACCACGAGACCGAGAAGG encodes:
- a CDS encoding methyltransferase domain-containing protein, producing MIARELFHLLQCPTCQSRDLVVADAGVHCAHCGNDYPFEQGYIDLMPRSVEFGYVSKYVSEEAELAEELDYREMAPALLAAGVRDRALARLLKFKPTDVVLDNGCGTAKHAIWNVDKVGLMIGSDPATMFADEALEKITLTKADARCLPFAENTIDKSFSIDVLEHFPLDVIDAYLAETARVLKPGGQFMAFSNTKDPSSLQPLVDASRWLGRQFVKAGVYDFEREARRKSDHVKAMPHWEDVLAAMDRAGLRVVKVVFWNSVFTSFVEHVLMKLGEAALARKPKKAAAPATGEGHVAEGTAREIRARRKMRGFLGKRGPVYYALYAVTLMMELDLWLFGHLRSGSYFIVVEKPRA
- a CDS encoding ABC transporter ATP-binding protein; the encoded protein is MASIKFDHVNKRFGEVHVLKDLNIDIQDQEFLVLVGPSGCGKTTALRCLAGLEEITDGSIYIGDRVVNDVPPKDRDIAMVFQSYALYPHMSVYDNMAFGLKLRKTPKSEIDKRVKEAAEMLSIGHLLDRKPKALSGGQRQRVALGRAIVRNPAVFLMDEPLSNLDAKLRVQTRAEISKLHQRLKTTFIYVTHDQTEALTMGTRIAVMKDGVLQQLDSPQTLYDRPANMFVAGFIGSPAMNFFEAKLARGNGGLVVDLGSFQLPVPANLADGIAAHVGKPIYLGIRPEDVHDANYVPRGVDESAKVTTRVNVVEPLGSEVYAYIENGGKELVARLDPRTGARVGQPLEVTVDMSKMHIFDHETEKAYL
- a CDS encoding LacI family transcriptional regulator, translating into MAATIKQVAQHAGVSPATVSYVLNGTGTVTEVTRQRVLDAVAALDYQPSYAARSLRGRSHTLGLALPAMPGRLADQALAEVLAGIADAATARGYQLLLAAPDAQRTGAELCRSLARTGRVDGMVLLDLLVDDERASALCELGFPHVCAGPAPAGCASPSVQTDGAQGAALAVQHLIGLGHRRIGLIQLPSDMAESEPRYEGYASALAEAGIDPDPELVVEAGRREVDGYQAMQELLGIPEPPTAVLACSDELALGAMHALYDAGREIGRDTSLIAFEDTPVAAHTHPPLTALRQPRYRMGEQLATLLIEAIEQRAQQPRRVTLETRLVVRRSTGPNQAITPGETAQPT